The Mycoplasmopsis gallinacea genome includes a window with the following:
- the yihA gene encoding ribosome biogenesis GTP-binding protein YihA/YsxC, protein MFKFVKSSTEKSNWYEHSNKEIAFWGRSNVGKSSLLNAIVNNKKLAKVSKTPGRTQLLNFFENEHGAVFVDLPGYGYAKLSQSQIQKMMKMIENYLIERDNLTHLFLLLDSRIPTTKSDKEVMEFLTRINLPFTAVYTKVDKLNQKEKSALLKRIKLDMQTYKFDKYYIVSSETSYGIANLINQINEIFGENHE, encoded by the coding sequence ATGTTTAAGTTTGTCAAATCTAGCACTGAAAAAAGCAATTGATACGAGCATAGCAATAAAGAAATTGCTTTTTGAGGTCGTTCAAACGTTGGTAAAAGCTCACTTTTAAATGCCATTGTCAATAATAAAAAATTAGCTAAAGTCTCTAAAACACCAGGAAGAACGCAGCTTTTAAACTTTTTTGAAAACGAGCATGGAGCTGTCTTTGTGGATCTTCCAGGTTATGGATATGCAAAACTGTCACAAAGTCAAATTCAAAAAATGATGAAGATGATTGAAAATTATCTAATTGAGCGAGATAATTTAACTCATTTATTCTTGCTTTTAGATTCAAGAATCCCAACAACTAAAAGTGATAAAGAGGTAATGGAATTTTTAACAAGAATCAACTTACCTTTTACTGCAGTTTATACTAAAGTTGATAAGTTAAATCAAAAAGAAAAGTCAGCTTTACTTAAAAGAATTAAGCTAGATATGCAAACTTACAAATTTGACAAATACTACATTGTTTCTTCTGAAACTTCTTATGGAATAGCAAATTTAATCAATCAAATTAATGAAATATTTGGAGAAAATCATGAGTAA
- the coaD gene encoding pantetheine-phosphate adenylyltransferase, which translates to MKTDKKAIYAGSFDPFHDGHFQILQKAARLFDFVYVIVSINPDKPDASDIDIRYNNTKKLLSNLTNVQVLKNKDRFIAEIAKELDVKYLVRSARDVIDFNYELELAAGNNSLNNELETVLLIPSYEYIKYSSTLIRHKEKMKKDV; encoded by the coding sequence ATGAAAACAGATAAAAAAGCAATTTATGCAGGATCTTTTGATCCTTTTCATGATGGACATTTTCAAATACTTCAAAAAGCCGCTCGGCTTTTTGATTTTGTTTATGTAATTGTTTCAATTAACCCAGATAAACCAGATGCTAGCGATATTGATATAAGATATAATAATACAAAGAAATTACTAAGTAATTTAACTAATGTGCAAGTATTAAAAAACAAAGACCGCTTTATTGCTGAAATTGCTAAAGAATTAGATGTAAAATATTTAGTAAGAAGCGCAAGGGATGTAATTGATTTTAATTACGAGCTTGAACTTGCAGCAGGGAATAATAGTTTAAATAATGAATTGGAAACTGTTTTATTAATCCCAAGTTATGAATACATAAAGTATTCATCAACTTTAATTAGACATAAGGAGAAAATGAAAAAAGATGTTTAA
- a CDS encoding acetate/propionate family kinase, translating to MEHKILVINAGSSSIKLSLFSKDSLELLASGIAERITLPMGNISIKFKDEKFEKEVAMPNHEVAVEEVYKLMQEIKLIENKDEIQYIGFRVVQGGTYFSSTSKITQKEIDLIQECSIYAPLHNPGAVQAMHGFKKVFPNALLSADFDTAFHTTIDKVNSTYPINRELAEKLKIKRYGAHGISHQYITERLSQILGKEKVTFVNLHLGNGASLCAVKDSRSFDTSMGLTPLAGIMMGTRSGDIDPSIHQFVKAQTGMDVEEFTDLLNKKSGLLGVSGISSDMRDVRDAALKGDENAQFTLELFAQRVADYTAMYANKLGGNIDAIVFTAGIGENDKNIRRMIVEKLFFKNIKLDPELNQLSRGPEYRVISAQDSEVPIYVISTNEELVIAKNARKIYENR from the coding sequence ATGGAACATAAAATTTTAGTTATTAATGCAGGTAGCTCGTCAATTAAGTTAAGCTTATTTAGCAAAGATTCTTTAGAACTTCTTGCAAGCGGAATTGCTGAAAGAATTACTCTTCCAATGGGTAATATTTCAATTAAATTCAAGGATGAAAAATTCGAAAAAGAAGTAGCTATGCCAAATCATGAAGTAGCTGTTGAAGAAGTATATAAATTAATGCAAGAAATCAAATTAATTGAAAACAAAGATGAAATTCAGTACATTGGATTTAGAGTTGTGCAAGGTGGAACTTACTTTAGTTCAACTTCAAAAATCACTCAAAAAGAAATTGATTTAATTCAAGAGTGCTCAATTTATGCACCTTTACATAACCCAGGAGCTGTTCAAGCTATGCATGGGTTTAAAAAAGTTTTCCCTAATGCTCTTTTAAGTGCAGATTTTGATACTGCTTTCCATACTACAATTGATAAAGTCAATAGCACTTATCCAATTAACCGCGAACTTGCTGAAAAATTAAAAATAAAACGTTATGGAGCTCACGGAATTAGCCACCAATATATTACTGAAAGATTAAGTCAAATTCTTGGCAAAGAAAAAGTTACTTTTGTTAACTTACACCTTGGAAATGGTGCAAGTTTATGTGCTGTTAAAGATTCTCGTTCATTTGATACTTCAATGGGACTTACACCACTTGCCGGAATTATGATGGGAACACGTAGTGGGGATATCGATCCTTCAATTCACCAATTTGTTAAAGCACAAACTGGAATGGATGTTGAAGAATTTACAGATTTACTTAACAAAAAAAGTGGTCTTTTAGGTGTATCAGGAATTTCAAGCGATATGCGTGATGTACGTGATGCAGCTCTTAAAGGTGATGAAAATGCACAATTTACACTTGAGTTATTTGCTCAAAGAGTAGCTGATTATACAGCAATGTATGCTAATAAACTTGGCGGAAACATTGATGCAATTGTCTTTACTGCTGGTATTGGAGAAAATGATAAAAACATTCGTAGAATGATTGTTGAAAAATTATTCTTTAAAAACATTAAGCTTGATCCAGAACTTAACCAACTTAGCCGTGGTCCTGAATACCGGGTAATTTCAGCTCAAGATTCAGAAGTTCCTATTTATGTAATTTCAACTAACGAAGAACTTGTAATTGCTAAAAACGCAAGAAAAATTTATGAAAACAGATAA
- a CDS encoding phosphate acetyltransferase, with the protein MNIEALLETKVSNLKSVKKIVLIDGDDKRMQKAAKLLAQHKNIETVLLVEEDVKGSSNLNFLNINADNKKMEELAQKYFEIRKGKESMEQCIESLSTRPFYAMMLLANGEADGVVGGLKYATADILRAAFKAIGPKPGTKTISSVMLMHNGESNYIFSDISVNVKPNEEQLADIARNANDFALQMGFDPRLAFLCFSTSGSAITEESKLVKKATDLYNETTTGRKALGEIQLDAAIDLEIRKAKYKGESYKHSANVLIFPDLNAGNIGYKLVQRFANYGAIGPIVVGTKKPVNDLSRGSTIEDVYNTVLITALQSEEK; encoded by the coding sequence ATGAATATTGAAGCTTTACTTGAAACAAAAGTAAGTAATTTGAAAAGTGTTAAAAAAATTGTATTAATTGATGGTGATGACAAAAGAATGCAAAAAGCTGCAAAGCTTCTTGCACAACATAAAAACATCGAAACAGTGCTTCTTGTTGAAGAAGATGTAAAAGGCTCATCAAACCTTAACTTTTTAAATATTAATGCAGATAATAAAAAGATGGAAGAATTAGCTCAAAAATACTTTGAGATCAGAAAAGGTAAAGAGTCAATGGAACAATGTATTGAATCTTTATCAACTAGACCATTTTATGCAATGATGCTTTTAGCTAACGGAGAAGCTGATGGTGTTGTTGGTGGACTTAAGTATGCTACAGCAGATATTTTAAGAGCTGCTTTTAAGGCAATTGGGCCAAAACCAGGAACTAAAACAATTTCTTCAGTAATGCTTATGCACAATGGAGAAAGCAACTACATTTTCTCTGATATTTCAGTTAATGTTAAACCAAATGAAGAGCAACTTGCAGATATTGCTCGCAATGCTAATGATTTTGCTCTTCAAATGGGATTTGATCCAAGACTTGCCTTTTTATGTTTTTCAACTTCAGGGTCAGCAATTACTGAAGAAAGCAAGTTAGTTAAAAAAGCAACTGATTTATACAATGAAACAACTACAGGTAGAAAAGCTCTTGGTGAAATTCAACTTGATGCTGCTATCGACTTAGAAATTAGAAAAGCTAAATACAAAGGTGAATCATACAAACACAGTGCAAATGTTCTTATTTTCCCTGATTTAAATGCTGGAAACATTGGATACAAACTTGTTCAAAGATTTGCTAATTATGGAGCAATTGGTCCTATTGTAGTTGGAACCAAAAAACCAGTCAATGACCTTTCAAGAGGAAGTACAATCGAAGATGTTTATAACACAGTGTTAATTACTGCACTTCAAAGCGAGGAGAAATAA
- a CDS encoding MAG6790 family protein, whose translation MYKYKAKLLSNGELVAQSNSLEDLEGQIKSFRRKQKYGLHTKQNEKIQILHVERNNLEGASHSKEVVLKNV comes from the coding sequence ATGTATAAATATAAAGCAAAATTACTTTCAAATGGTGAATTAGTAGCTCAATCAAATTCACTTGAAGATCTTGAAGGGCAAATTAAAAGCTTCCGCCGTAAACAAAAATACGGATTACACACTAAACAAAATGAAAAAATTCAAATTCTTCATGTAGAAAGAAACAACCTTGAAGGTGCTAGTCACTCAAAAGAAGTTGTTCTTAAAAACGTTTAG